The Halostella limicola genome includes the window CGCCGACGACCCCGACCTGCTCGTCCTGAACTACGCCAACCCGGACATGGTCGGTCACACCGGCAACTACCGGGCGGCGATAACCGCCGTCGAGGCCGTCGACGAGCAGCTCGGCCGCCTCGTCGACCACCTCCGGAAGCGCGGGGCGCACGTCCTGATCACCGCGGACCACGGCAACGCGGACGACATGGGGACGGAAGCGGATCCTCACACCGCGCACACCTACAACGCCGTCCCGCTGGTCTACCTCGACCCCGAGGGGACCGACGGCGGACGGCGCGTCCGCGAGGGCGGCACGCTCGCGGACATCGCGCCGACGGTGCTGTCGCTGATCGGCGTCGAACGGCCCGCGGCGATGACCGGCGAGAACCTGCTGGAGTGATTACAGGGCGGCGCGATCCTCTTTCACTGGCGGGAGGGCGAACGAGAGCACGACGTACGCGACGGTCGCGACGAGCAGGCCGCCGGCGATGGCGTCCGGGACACCGACGTCGGCGAACGCCCCCGCGAGCATCGAGACCGACCCTATCGAGAGACCGAACCCGAGGGCGCCCTCGTGGATCCCGCCGGGGGAGCCGTGTCCGTCCACTTCCTCGTTCTGGGCGAATACGTACGTGAGGAGGTAGTACGAACCGATCCCCTCCGTCACGAGGAGCACGCCGGCGAGGAGGTAACTCTCGAACAGGACGTACGCGACGGCGGCGAACGGCACCCCACCGGTCACGCCGAACGCCTTCGCGATCAGTTGCGTCTGTCCGTTGTCCGCTTCCGAGCCCATGTTTTCTCTTCTTCACTCTCTAAACTTAACTATTTCCGAACCGAGAAACGCCGGCGGCGTCGGGACCATCACTATACGCTCTCGGTCCGAACCGTGCGACCATGTGGACGTTCGAACGCCCGGAGTTCGACGCCGACGCTCGCAAGCGCATCTACGCCCACGTGGAGCGCCACGGCGAGGCGGACCCCTCCGCGGTCGCGGCGGCCGCGGGGGTCGACCCGGAGGGCTTCAACCACCACGTCACCGTGCTGAAACGCGACGGGTATCTGGAGAACGCGAACGGGAAGCTGCGAGTCGCCCGCGTCCCGTGCGAGACGGAGGAACACCGGGAGGCGGGGGTTACCTACGAGATACGGCCCGCCCGCGAGGACGACCTGACGGGCCTCGTCGGAGCGATCCGGGAAGTCTCCGGGGCGAAAACGGACATCGTGGCCGAAACCGTCGCGGAGCAACTGGACTACGAGGACGTCCTGCTCCGGCACAACACCGTCGAGACGCGGATGTTCTTTGTCGGGACGGTCGGCGACGAGGTGGTCGGGTGGGCCCACGTCGAGACGCCGGAGGTCGCGAAGCTCGCCCACACGGCCGAGCTCACCCTCGGGGTGCTGGAGGGGTACCGCCGCCACGGCATGGGGAGTCACCTGCTGCAGCGCGCGCTGGAGTGGGCCGCGTCGAACGGGCTGGAAAAGGTGTACGCCAGCCTCCCGGCGACCAACGACGCGGGCGTCGAGTTCCTGCGCTCGCTCGGCTGGGAGACGGAGGCGGTCCGCGAGGACCACTACCGAGTCGACGGCGTGTACGTCGACGAGGTGATGCTGGCGACGCGGCTCGACCGGACGCCCTGAACTACCCGGTCCGGAAGGAGTAGTCGAGCGACGGCGCGGAGTGGGTGAGCGCTCCCATCGATATTACGTCCACGCCCGTCCGCGCGTACGCGGGCACATCGCCGACGGCGATACCCCCCGAGGCCTCCGCGAGCGCGTCGGCGTCGGCCTCGCGGAGGCGGTCGACCGCCGTCGCCGTCTCCTCGGGCGTCATGTTGTCGAGCAGCACGACGTCCGCCCCCGCCGCGGCGGCCCGCGCCGCGTCGGCCGGGTCCTCCACCTCGGCCTCGACCTTCGTCGCGAAGGAGGCCTCCTCGCGGAAGCGCGCGATCGCTTCCTCCAGCCCCAGCTCCGCAGCGTGGTTCTCCTTGACCATGACCATGTGCGAGAGGTCGAGACGATGGGTGTCGCCGCCGCCCGCCGCGACCGCCCGCTTCTCGACGCCGCGGAGCCCCGGCGTCGTCTTGCGGGTGCCGGCGACAGCGACCGAATCGTTCACCTCTCGGGCCGCGTCGACCGCCGCACGCGTCTTCGTCGCGACGCCCGAGGCGTGGCCCGCGACGTTGACGGCGACCCGTTCCCCCCGGAGGACCGACTGCGCGTCGCCCTCGCAGGTCAGCACCGTCTCGCCCGGTTCGACGCGATCGCCCGCGCCGACGCGCGCCGCGGCGTCGACGCCGAGGTATTCGAACACGGCCTCGGCCGCGTCGAGGCCGGCCGCGACGCCGGCTTCCTTCGCCACGAGGCGGCCGCTCGTCTCGCCGGGCACGTCGTTGGTCACGTCGTGGTGACCCAGGTCCTCGCGGAGCCAGCGCTCGACCTGCAGGTCGGTGACCGGCACGGTCAGTCCCCCGCGGGCGCGGTCCGGTCGGCGGGCTCGAGGTAGTGGCAGCCGACCGACTCCTCGTTCTCCGCGGCGGCGCGCGCGACGAGCAGGGCGGTGACGCTGGCGTTGCGCAGTTCGTACAGGTCCCGCGCGGTACGGGTGCGGACGTAGGCGTCCACCTCGCCCTTCAGCCGCCGGAGGACGGCGGTCGCGCGCCGCAGTCCCTCCGGGGTGCGCCGGATGCCGACCTCCTCCTCCATCACGCGGCGGAGTCGGGTGAACTTCTCCGCGGCGAACCGCGGCGGGAGGTCGGGGTCGCTGTCGAGCAGCTCCGGCGGCTCCGTCTCGACGACCTCGTTGCCGACCGCTGCCTCGCCGGCGCGCAGGCCCCAGACGAGGCCCTCCAGCAAGCTGGTGCTGGCGAGCCGATTGGCGCCGTGGACGCCCGTGCGCGCGCACTCGCCGACGGCGAACAGGCGGTCGAGGCCGGTCCGCCCGCGGTCGTCCACGTCGACGCCGCCGCAGAGGAAGTGCTCGCAGGGGGCGACGGGGATGCCCTCGGACCAGTCGACCCCGCGCTCCTCGCACTTCCCGGCGAGGTCCGGGAACTCCTCGGCGAAGTCGATGGGGGAGACGTCGAGGTACACCTCGCCGGTGTCTTCGCGCTCGGCGTCGACGGCGCGGGCGACCACGTCCCGCGGCGCGAGTTCGGCGTCCTCGTGGTAGCCGGGCATGAATCGCTCGCCGTCGCCGTTTCGCAGCAGCGCGCCCTCGCCGCGGACGGCCTCGCTGATCAGGAAGGTGTCGTCTCGCTCGCCGGTGCGTCCAGCCCCGTCCGTCTCGCTTCCGGCGTACGCGGTCGGGTGGAACTGCACGTACTCCATGTCGGCCACGTCGGCACCGGCGAGCGCTGCCATCGCGATCCCGTCGCCGGTCGCGCCCGACGGGTTCGTCGAGCGTCGGTAGCAGGCCCCGATGCCGCCGGTGGCGAGGACCGTCGCGCCCGCGAAGACGGGTTCGCCGGTCGGTGCGGCGTCGAGCAGCGCGCCGTGGACCCGCCCTTCGTGGGTGATCAGGTCGAGCGCGGCGGTGTCGTCGCGGATCCGCACCCGCTCGTGGTCGTCGAGGTAGTTCAGGAACGGCCGGAGCAGGTGCCGGCCGGTGCTCGCGTCCACGTGGAGGATGCGCTCCGCCGAGTGGCCCGCCTCGCGGGCGAAGTCGTAGCCGGCGCCGGACCGGTCGAAGTCGATCTCCAGCGTCTCGACGAGCACGTCCGAGACGGCGGCGGGCGCGTTCTGGACAAGCACGTCGACGGCCTCGGGGTCGGCCGTGCCGGCGCTGGCCGCGACGACGTCCTCGCGGAGCGATTCGGGGTCGCCCCGGGTAGTCGCGATGCCGCCCTGCGCCCAGTCGGTGCTCGCGTCCTCCGGGCGCTCGGCCTTCGTGACGAGGAGCACGTCCGCGCCCTCCCGCGCGGCGGCCAGCGCGGCGCTACAGCCGGCGATGCCGCTGCCGACGACGAGCACGTCGGCGGTGGTGCGCCCCGTCATGCGATGTCGAGCATCCGGTCCATGGCCAGTTCGGCCAGTTCCTTCTCGGCCGGCGCGACCTCGATGACGTTGCGCTCGCGGCCGGCGACCAGTTCCTCCAGCACCCACGCCAGATAGTTCGGGTCGATCTGGCGCATCGCGTTGCAGTCCATGCAGGCCTCGCCGCAGAGGGGTACCACGTTCACCTCGGGGTGCCACCGCTGGAGGTGGTTCGTCAGGTGGATCTCCGTGCCGATCGCCCACGTCTCGCCGGGGTCAGCGTCCGCGACCGTCTCGCAGATCGTCGCCGTGCTCCCCGCCACGTCGGCGGCCTCGACGACCTCGCGACGGCACTCGGGGTGAACGATAACGTTCGCGTCGTCGTAGTCCTCGCGCACCTGTTCGACGTGCTCGACGCGGAACCGCTCGTGGACCTGGCAGTAGCCGTCCCAGAGGACGACGTCGCTCTCGGCGACCTCGGCCGCGTCCTTCCCTTCGGGGTCCCACGGGTCCCACTCGGCGGTCCTGTCCTCCAGGCCGAGTTCGTACGCGGTGTTCTCCCCGAGGTGCTTGTCCGGCAAGAAGAGGACCGTGTCGCCGTTCTCCAGCGCCCACTCGAACACGTCCGCGGCGTTCGACGACGTGCAGACCGCGCCGCCCTGCTCGGCGCAGAAGGCCTTCAGGTCGGCGTAGGAGTTCATGTACGTGATCGGAACGATGTCGTCGTCGGGGGCCGCCGCGGTGATCTCCGCCCACGCCGCGTCGACCTGGAGCGCCTCGGCCATGCCGGCCATCGGGCACGACGCCTCCATCGACGGGAGGATCACCGTCTGGTCGTCGTCGGTGATGATGTCCGCGCTCTCGGCCATGAACGTCACGCCGCCGAAGATCACGTAGTCCGCGTCGGCCTCGGCCGCCTCGACCGACAGCTGGTAGGAGTCGCCGACGAAGTCGGCGTGTTCGACGATCTCCTTTCGCTGGTAGTTGTGGCCCAGTATCACTGCGTCGTCGCCGAGCGTCGACAGCGCCGCCTCGATCCGCTCCGTTCGCTCGTCCTCGTCAAGTTCCCGGTATTCGGGGGGCAACTGTTCGAGGTTGTCGTATTTGAAGAGGCTGAGGTCCGTTTCGATGTCTGCGGTTTCCATTTCTGGCACGAAGTACCACCTTGTGTATTCATCGTCTTCGGAATCGCTGTTGAAAAGATTTTGTGTTCAATAGCCCCTGTTGGTGGCTACTAGAACGAAGAACGCCGGAACGACTGCCGGGAAGTAGCCAAAAAAGCCCTTTGAGGTGAGTGAATTGTTTACAAGGATCGAAAACGGGCCTCGGCCGTCGCGATACGGAACTGGGTCAGAACGACGAAAACGGAGCGGGCGCTCACGACGTGCGGCGACGTGCGCGACCCGATCGGGAGAGGCTACCGGTCGTCGTAGACGAACTCCCCGTCCACGACCGTGGCGACGACCCCGATGTCGCGAATCCCCTCCTCGTTCTCCCACGGCGACCGGTCGAGGACCGTGAAATCCGCGGCCGTTCCGACTTCGATGGTACCCAGACGGTCCTCGTCGAAGCCGGCGTAGGCCGCGCCGCTGGTGTAGGCCCGGAGCGCCTCGGTCACGGAGACGCGCTGGGCCTCGGTCGGCGCGTTGACGGCGTGGTGGACCCCCTCCAGCGGGCCGAACGGCATCACGTCGCTCCCGAACGCGAGGCGTGCGCCCGCTTCGACGAAGCGACTCAGGCGGTTAGAGCGGTTCCGGCGCTCGCGGCCGAGGCGGCGGTCGTAGAGGCCGTCCTCGTCAGCCCAGCGGTGGAAGTTCGGCTGCATCGAGGCGACGATACCCGCCTCGGCGATGCGCTCTATCTGCTCGTCGGTCGCGAGTTCGACGTGCTCGATGCGGTGGCGGGCGGCCGCGGGGTCCTCGGTCTCCTCCAGCGCCGACAGCGTCTCCTCTATCGCCTCGTCGCCGATGGCGTGGACCGTCGCCTGCAGGTCGGCGTCGTCCACGTCGTCGACGAGGGCGCGAAGCTCCTCAGGGTCGACGACCCACTTGCCGGTGCCGTCGCCGTCCTCGTACGGCTCGAACAGTTTCGCCGTGCGGCCGCCGACGCTCCCGTCGGAGAACGACTTGATCCCGCCGACCCGGACCACGTCGCTCCCGTGGTTCGACCGCAGCCCCGTCTCACGCACCGCGTCGAGGTGGTCGCTCCAGTAGTTGATCCGAACGCGGAGGTTCAGGTCGCCGTCGAGCGCCAGTTCGCGGTACGCCCGCGGGGCGTGGGAGTCCCGCACCATGTCGTGGACGCCGGTGACGCCGAGTTCGTGCGCGCGGTCCCGCGCCGCGGCGATCAGCTCCCGCGTCTCCTCGGGGCCGGCGGCGAAGTCGTCGCGGGCGACCTCGACGGCGTCCTCGACGATCACGCCGGTCGGCCGGCCGTCCGCCGTCTCCACGTCGTCCTCGGGCAGGTCGTCCGCCAGTCGCTCGAGCGCCGCGGAGTTCAGCGACGCCGTGTGCATGTCGACGCGCACGGCCGCGACCGGGCGCTCCTCGCTGACGGCGTCTAGCTCCCCGCGCGTCAGGTAGTCGCCCTCGGGCCAGTCGCTCTCGTCGTAGCCGAACCCGAGGACCCAGTCGCCGCCGGCCGAGTCGGAGGCGACCGCGTCGTCGCGCGCGCTGGCGACCAGCCGGTCGATCGCCTCGTCCTTGCTCTCAGCCCCCGCGAGGTCCGCGTGGAGCCGGTACTTCCCGACCTGCTCCATGTGCGTGTGGGCGTCGACGAAGCCGGGGAGCACGACCGCGCCGTCGAGGTCGACGACGGTCGTTCCGACGCCCTCCAGGAACGCGACCTCGTACTCGCTGTCGACTCTGACGATCTCGCCGTCGCGGACCGCGACCGCCCCCGCGGTGCGGTCCGGGTCCGTCAGCGTGTGTACCTCCGCGTTCGTGAGTATCAGGTCCGCGGCCTCCGTCATACGAGGCAGGGCGCGGGGCGGGAGCAAAACCGTTTGGATCCCGGTGCCGAGTAGCAACTGTTAGGGGCACCCCGTCCGACCGTCGAGGTATGACCGACGCTGCGGACCTCGCCGACCGCGTTCGCGAGGGCGACCTCCGCCTGCACGAACTCGACGAGCACGCCGACCCCGAGACGGCCGCCGCCGCGCGCCGCGAGATCGTCGCCGCCGAGACGGGCGTCGACCTGGACGCCGTAGGCGACTACGCGTTCGACGCGGCCGACGCCGAATCCGCCATCGAGAACATGGTCGGGGCGGCCCAGATCCCGATGGGCGTCGCCGGACCCGTCCCCGTAGACGGGGGCGCGGCCGAGGGCGAGTACTACCTCCCGCTGGCGACGACCGAGGGCGCGCTCGTGGCGAGCGTCAACCGCGGGCTCTCGGTCATCGCCGACGCCGGCGGCGCGACGGCTCGCGTCACCAAGTCCGGGATGACTCGCGCGCCCGTCTTCCGCGTCGACGGCGTCGCCGAGGCGAGCGAGGTCGTCGAGTGGGTCGGCGACAACGTCGACGCCCTGCGCGAGGCCGCGGAGTCGACGACGAGCCACGGCGAACTGGAGGCCGTCGACCCCTACGTCGTCGGCGACTCCGTCTACCTTCGGTTCGTCTACGACACGAAGGACGCGATGGGGATGAACATGGCCACCATCGCGACGCGCGAGGCGGCCGAGGTCGTCGAGGCCGAGACCCCCGCGGACCTCGTCGCGCTGTCGGGCAACCTCTGCTCGGACAAGAAGCCCGCCGCGATCAACGCCGTCGAGGGGCGGGGGCGCACCGTCACGGCCGACGTGCTGATCCCCCACGAGACGGTGGCAGACCGCCTGCACACCACGCCCGAAGCCATCGAGGAGGCGAACACTCGCAAGAACCTCGTCGGCAGCGCGAAAGCCGGGAGCCTCGGCTTCAACGCCCACGCCGCGAACACCGTCGCCGCCGCGTTCCTCGCGACCGGGCAGGACGCCGCGCAGGTCGTCGAGGGGTCGAACGCGATCACCACCGTCGACGTGCGCGAGGAGGGGCTGTACGCCTCCGTCAGCATCGCGAGCCTCGAAGTCGGCACGGTCGGCGGCGGCACGAAGCTGCCGACGCAGTCCGAGGCGCTGGACGTGCTCGGCCTCCGCGGCAGCGGCGACCCCGCCGGGGCGAACGCCGACGCGCTCGCGGAGATCATCGCGGCGGGCGCACTCGCGGGCGAGCTCTCCCTGCTCGCGGCGCTGGCCTCGCGGCACCTCTCCGGCGCGCACGAGGACCTGGGCCGGTAGCGACCGCCGACTTCGGGGGATGGTCCCCCGAACCCCTGTCCGGACGGACCACTTTCACCTGCGAGCGGCCGCGGTTCGCTCCCCGGTTCGGACGCATTACCCGCCGTAGGGCCGTCGCGTTACGGCAGCCGTCGTTCACGGTCCACTTTCACTTTCGCCGCGGGGGGCTGGCTGGCGCTTATTCTCGATCTGGCCCACGTTTCGAGTGACGCCCGACCGGGGAGCACCGGCGGGCGTCGCCACCTATGACACGCGACTGCACCCACAGCGACGAGGCTCGCACCGACGGGACTCGGCCGGTGACGCGCGCGAAACGCTGGCTCACGGTCGCCAAGCTGCTGGTTTCCGTGATCGCGATGCTCGTCGGCCTCCTGAAGACGCTCGGACTGATATGAGCGACTGTCCGGTGCCGCCGCGACGAGAGCGCTCCGCCGGACAACGGGGCACCGCCGACGCGTGCGCCGCTCAGTAGCCGGTCGGCGTCACGACTCGACCGTAGAGTCGTCAGTGAAGTAGAGGAGGCCGCCGACGGCGGCCACCGAGAGGGCGACGGACGGAGCGACGTCGACGAACACCCCGGCGAAGCCGACGCCGACGAGAGCGTAGCCGGTGCCGCGGCGGGGGCGCTCTTCCTCGACCGCGATCCTGGCACCTACCGCACCGAAGCCGACGAGAACCAGCACGGCCCCGAGCAGCCCCGTTTCGCTGCCGACCGCCGAGAACGTCTCCGCGACGACTAGCAGGCTCCCGACGACGACGGACGCACCGCCGGCGGCCGCGAGCGGCCACCGGTCGACTCGTTCCGGGCGCGGCAGGCCGTCGCGACCGACGGTGATCCGCCCCGCGACGCCGCCGACGGCCAGTACCGCCGCGAGCAAGACCTGATCAGCGGGAACGCCGGCCGTCATCGACGCGATGGCACGGGACGCCCCGCGGACGTGGTCGATCAACTGTTCCATTGATTTAATTTTCAACTCGATCCGATTTATATTACAGGGTTGTCAAATGCTACCGCGCGTCACCAGCCGCTGCCCGTACGGACGCGGTCAGAGAAGCCGGTACCGACCGCGCGACTCGGTTGCCTCGCCTCGGCGGACAAGTTTCGTCAGCGCGTCGCGGACGTAGTCGGCCGGCACCCCTCGGTCCTCGGCGTACGCGACGACCTCGTCCTCGGTCGGGCGGTCGAGCGTCCGGAGCGCCGACAGGACCGTCTCCTTGCGGCTCTGACTGCCACCGCTCCGGCCGGACTCCGCGCGTTCCGCGGCGCCCGCCACCGCGTCCGGGTCGACGCCGGCCCTGTCGAGGTACTCCTCGTCGTCCATCCCGGCGTCCTCGGCCTCCCCGCCGAGTTCGGCGAACGAGTCCATCTCCGCGAACGTCTCGCCCTCGCCCTGTCGGTTCGCCAGCATCGAGGCGCGCACCTCGCGGGCGTGATCCTCGTCCTCGGTGCTGACGAACTCGCGGAGCTTCGAGAACTGCCGGCGCGTCCCGCAGCGCGGACACTGCGACGTGTCCGGCCGCCCCTCGACGATCCAGAGGGCGCTACAGTCGCTACACCCGACCACGGCGTACATGCGCGAGCGTTGGGGCCGGCCGGTGTTGAACGCTCCGTCTCGGCGCACGCGGGGCAGCGGCCGTTCCCCGGGGCGAACGCTTAGGTGGAGGTCCGCCGTACGCCGGGGCATGGAACGCGTTGCCGTGTCAGATCGCGACTCGACCGAGGCCGTCGACGGCGTCCACCTGTCGCTGCTCGCCGGCGCGGACGAGATGAACGTCCAGCACTTCGAGATCGAACCCGGCGCCACGGTGCCTGCCCACAGCCACCCGCACGAGCAGACCGGCTACATCGTCGAGGGGACGCTCACCTTCGTGCTCGACGACGGCGAGGAGGTCGAGGTCGGGGCGGACGACTCCTACGCCATCCCCGGCGGCGAGACCCACGCCGCAGAGAACCGCGGCGACGAACCGGTGCGCGGCGTCGACGTCTTCAGCCCGCCGCGGGAGAACCCCGATTGGCAGGACTGACCGTCCCCGCCGCGTACCCCGATCGGCGACAGATATATCAGTTCACTATACCTGTCTACGTTCGATACACGACTCCGATGACCGCTCTCCCTGCCTTCGCCCGGTCGAACGGACACGTCGTCTGCGTCGCCCCGGGCGGCGCGCCGACTGACGACCTCTCCGCCGCGGGTTGGTCGGTGACGACCCGATCGGACGCCGAAAGCGCGCTGGACGCGCTCGACGCCGCGGACTGCGTCGTGACCGGCCACGACCCGCCGGCCCTCGACGCCGCTGCCCTCCTCGAACGGATCCGCGACGCGGGGTACGACGGACCCATCCTCGTCTACGCGGCGGACATCGCGGACGAGACGGTCGAGCGCGTCCTCGCCGCGGGCGGCGACTTCCTCCCCGCGGGGGGAGATACTGGCGACCGCTCGCTCCTCCGCGAGCGCGTGCGGACAATCGTCGACGCCCGCCGGACGCGGGCGGCCCTCCGACGGGAGGCCGACCTCCTCGAACGCGTGGCGAGCGTCGTCAGCCACGACTTCCGCAATCCGATCGGACTGGCGCAGGGGCATCTGGGAATGGTCCGCGAACGGACGGACCACGACAGCCTCGACCAGATCGACTACGCGATAGACCGGATCGCCGACCTGACCGACGGCGTGCCCGCTCTCGCGCGGAACGGGTCCGTCGTGACGGAGCCGGAACCGGTCGACCTGACAGCCATCGCCGAGTGCTCCGCGGCGGCCGTGGCGGACCGGCCGGTCGACGTGCGCGTCGACGAGGCCCTCCCGACAGTTTCGGGCGTCGTGAGCCGGGTCGCGACGCTGTTCGAGACCCTCTACGCGAACGCCGCGGAGCACGGGATCGCCGACGGAGCCGGTACGGGCGAGTCCCTGACCGTTCGGATCGAACCGACCGAGGACGGCTTCCGCGTCGCGGACGACGGCGTGGGCATCCCCGAACGCGAGCGCGATGCGGTGTTCGACTGGGGGGTCAGCACGGTCGACGACCGCCTCGGCGTCGGTCTCGCGGTCGTCGACGCGATCGCCGAGGCCCACGGCTGGACCGCGACGGTCGCGGAGGGGTCCGACGGGGGCGCGCGCTTCGAGTTCGCGTTCGGCGGGCCGCCGACGGTCTGAGCCGTCACTCGCCGGCCGGCCCGCCCTCGCTCTCCAGCGCCTTCTCCATCGTCACGTGCGGGATGCCTGCCTCCTCGAACTCCTCGCCGACGCGCTCGTAGTCGAGGCGGTCGTAAAAGGGCGCCGCGTGGGTCTGTGCGTGCAGCGCGACGCGGTCGTACCCCCGCGCCGCGGCGACGGCCTCCACCTCGCGCATGATCGCCCGGCCGTACCCCTCGCCGCGGTACTCTCGCAGGACCGCCACTCGCTCGACCTTGGCGGTGGTGTCGTCTTTCTCCCGCAGTCGCGCGGCCCCGACCGGGTCACCGTCTCGGTACGCGACGAAGTGGACCGACTCGTCCTCGTGCTCGTCGACTTCGAGGTCCTCGGGCACGTCCTGCTCGTCGACGAACACGGCGTATCGCACGTCGAGCGCGTCGTCGTACTGCTCGTCGGTCCGCACTACCCGCACGTCGAGGTCGTGGGCGTCCGCGTGGCTCATTGCGGTGGCGTAGTGACTCCGGAATAGAGAGGGTTGCGGAGGAGTACAGTCCGTCGGTTCGTCGCCGCGACGGCGCACGCGAGAAAGAAGTTCGGAGTTTCTCGATGTTCCCGGAAATCGAAGATTTCCGGGCGCACGAAAAGCTGTCTATGACAGCTTTTCGATGTTGTTGATGATCTCGTCGGCGTACTCGCTGGTGCCGAGCTTCTCGGCGTCGTCGAGCTGGCGCTCCAGGTCGTAGGTGACCTTGCCGGAGGAGATGGTCTCCTCGACGGCGTCGCGCACGAGGTCCGCGGCCTCGTCCCAGCCGAGGTAGTCGAACATCAGGCGACCGGAGAGGATGAGCGCGGTCGGGTTGGCCATGTTCTGGCCGGCGCGCTTCGGCGCGGAGCCGTGGACCGGTTCCGCGAGCATGCGGGCCTTGCCGAAGTTCCCGCCCGGCGCGATGCCGAGGCCGCCGATCTGGGCGCCCGCGGCGTCGGAGAGGTAGTCGCCGTTGAGGTTCGGCATCGCGAGCACGTCGAACTCGTCGGTGCGTAGCTGCATCCACTGGAGCATCGCGTCGGCGAGGCGCTCCTCGACCATGACGGCGTCCTCCGGGATGTCGACCTCGTCCTGCTCCTCCCAGAGGGAGTCGGGCGCGGCGAAGACTTCGTCGTCGGGGTACTCCTCGTCGGCGACCTCCATGCCCCAGGTGCCGAACTGGCCCTCGGTGAACTTCATGATGTTACCCTTGTGGACGAGCGTGACCTTGTCGCGGTCGTGCTCCAGCGCGTAGTCGATGGCGCGGCGGACGAGGCGCTTGCTGCCCTTCTCTGAGATCGGCTTAAGGCCGAGGCCGATGGGGCCATCGTGCATGGTCTCGTCGAAGCCCATCTCCTCCTCGACGAACTCGCGGACCTGCTGGACCTCGTCGGTGCCCTGCTCCCACTCGATGCCGGCGTAGACGTCCTCGGTGTTCTCCCGGAAGGTCACCATGTTCATCTCCTCGGGTGCCTTCATCGGGGACGGGACGCCGTCGAGGTAGTAGGTCGGTCGGACGTTGGCGAACAGGTCGAGCGTCTGGCGCAGCGCGACGTTGAGCGAGCGGAAGCCCGCGCCGACGGGCGTCGTGAGCGGACCCTTGATGGCGACGCGGTGCTCCTTGATCGCTTCGACCGTCTCGTCGGGCAGGTTGACGTCCTCGCCGTAGCGCTCGCGGGCGCTCTCGCCGGCGTAGACGCGCATCCAGCTGATCTCGCGGCCCGTCGCCTTCGCCGCGGCGTTCAGCACCCGCTGCGCGGCGGGGCCGACGTCCTTCCCGATACCGTCGCCGTGGATGATCGGGATGATAGGCTCGTCGGGGACGGAGATCTCGTCGTTCTCTTCGTCCTCGACTTCGATCTTCTGTCCCGAGTCCGGGACCTCGATCTTGTCGTAGCTCATGGTCGTCTATACGGTACAGTGACGCCGACAAAAGGGCTGCCATTTCTCGCCCCCGGTGCAAATATCGCGGAGGCGGTCGCGGTCCGGCGGTTCGCCGGCCGCGAGGGACGCGGCGGCCCACCGACTGGGCCGGACGTTCCCTGTGGCACCATCCGCGGCGAGCGCCGGTTCGGACCGTCCCCTCATCCGATCGCGCCGACCATCGCCCGGAGTCCCGCGACGCCGTTCGCGAGAAGCGCGCGCGGGAACCGCCGCCGGGCGTTCGCGAGCGAGGCCGACAGCGCCGCGGTCGCGTCCTCGAACACGCCCCCGCCGTGACCGAACAGGATCCGGTCGGGAGAGAGCCCCTCGAACGTCCCGCGCGGCGGCGCGAGCCTGTTGAGGACGTTCATCGCGATGCGCTCGCCGTCGACCGTGAACGTCGGCAGGGTGGTGAGGAAGTCGGGAACGTACAGCGTCCCGTCCGCCTCGCGGTACGCGACCGCCTCACGCCACGCCCGGAGCGGCCGGAGCTCGCGCAGTTCGAAGCCGGCCACGCTCCCCTCGATGCGGGTTATCGGCGCGTCGATCCGGTCGTCGA containing:
- a CDS encoding amidohydrolase, translating into MTEAADLILTNAEVHTLTDPDRTAGAVAVRDGEIVRVDSEYEVAFLEGVGTTVVDLDGAVVLPGFVDAHTHMEQVGKYRLHADLAGAESKDEAIDRLVASARDDAVASDSAGGDWVLGFGYDESDWPEGDYLTRGELDAVSEERPVAAVRVDMHTASLNSAALERLADDLPEDDVETADGRPTGVIVEDAVEVARDDFAAGPEETRELIAAARDRAHELGVTGVHDMVRDSHAPRAYRELALDGDLNLRVRINYWSDHLDAVRETGLRSNHGSDVVRVGGIKSFSDGSVGGRTAKLFEPYEDGDGTGKWVVDPEELRALVDDVDDADLQATVHAIGDEAIEETLSALEETEDPAAARHRIEHVELATDEQIERIAEAGIVASMQPNFHRWADEDGLYDRRLGRERRNRSNRLSRFVEAGARLAFGSDVMPFGPLEGVHHAVNAPTEAQRVSVTEALRAYTSGAAYAGFDEDRLGTIEVGTAADFTVLDRSPWENEEGIRDIGVVATVVDGEFVYDDR
- a CDS encoding GNAT family N-acetyltransferase — protein: MWTFERPEFDADARKRIYAHVERHGEADPSAVAAAAGVDPEGFNHHVTVLKRDGYLENANGKLRVARVPCETEEHREAGVTYEIRPAREDDLTGLVGAIREVSGAKTDIVAETVAEQLDYEDVLLRHNTVETRMFFVGTVGDEVVGWAHVETPEVAKLAHTAELTLGVLEGYRRHGMGSHLLQRALEWAASNGLEKVYASLPATNDAGVEFLRSLGWETEAVREDHYRVDGVYVDEVMLATRLDRTP
- a CDS encoding L-aspartate oxidase, giving the protein MTGRTTADVLVVGSGIAGCSAALAAAREGADVLLVTKAERPEDASTDWAQGGIATTRGDPESLREDVVAASAGTADPEAVDVLVQNAPAAVSDVLVETLEIDFDRSGAGYDFAREAGHSAERILHVDASTGRHLLRPFLNYLDDHERVRIRDDTAALDLITHEGRVHGALLDAAPTGEPVFAGATVLATGGIGACYRRSTNPSGATGDGIAMAALAGADVADMEYVQFHPTAYAGSETDGAGRTGERDDTFLISEAVRGEGALLRNGDGERFMPGYHEDAELAPRDVVARAVDAEREDTGEVYLDVSPIDFAEEFPDLAGKCEERGVDWSEGIPVAPCEHFLCGGVDVDDRGRTGLDRLFAVGECARTGVHGANRLASTSLLEGLVWGLRAGEAAVGNEVVETEPPELLDSDPDLPPRFAAEKFTRLRRVMEEEVGIRRTPEGLRRATAVLRRLKGEVDAYVRTRTARDLYELRNASVTALLVARAAAENEESVGCHYLEPADRTAPAGD
- the nadA gene encoding quinolinate synthase NadA; the protein is METADIETDLSLFKYDNLEQLPPEYRELDEDERTERIEAALSTLGDDAVILGHNYQRKEIVEHADFVGDSYQLSVEAAEADADYVIFGGVTFMAESADIITDDDQTVILPSMEASCPMAGMAEALQVDAAWAEITAAAPDDDIVPITYMNSYADLKAFCAEQGGAVCTSSNAADVFEWALENGDTVLFLPDKHLGENTAYELGLEDRTAEWDPWDPEGKDAAEVAESDVVLWDGYCQVHERFRVEHVEQVREDYDDANVIVHPECRREVVEAADVAGSTATICETVADADPGETWAIGTEIHLTNHLQRWHPEVNVVPLCGEACMDCNAMRQIDPNYLAWVLEELVAGRERNVIEVAPAEKELAELAMDRMLDIA
- the nadC gene encoding carboxylating nicotinate-nucleotide diphosphorylase, giving the protein MPVTDLQVERWLREDLGHHDVTNDVPGETSGRLVAKEAGVAAGLDAAEAVFEYLGVDAAARVGAGDRVEPGETVLTCEGDAQSVLRGERVAVNVAGHASGVATKTRAAVDAAREVNDSVAVAGTRKTTPGLRGVEKRAVAAGGGDTHRLDLSHMVMVKENHAAELGLEEAIARFREEASFATKVEAEVEDPADAARAAAAGADVVLLDNMTPEETATAVDRLREADADALAEASGGIAVGDVPAYARTGVDVISMGALTHSAPSLDYSFRTG